From a single Crateriforma spongiae genomic region:
- a CDS encoding ABC transporter permease, whose amino-acid sequence MYRWLLCFRYLRTRYIALASIISVTLGVATLIVVNAVMSGFAAEMHERLHGLASDILLESWASGGLPNPEFHVDEIRKVVGDDLEGVSYSVHVPAMLGIDHNGQVITRHVQLVGIDPATYDKVSHFGRYLIHRDNRQSVSFQLRDGGYAESREGFPISGWSYRRRRAMEQQLLRQERERAEQIRQQFAVPDNAAFPTETSNADGDGSPIDEGLASGPSWMNGPSMQNAVPEELGGGESATEFDPANEQYAGIVLGISTCSTKWRDSDGNVHDTYFARPGDDIRMMFPSASDNPKVINQKFTVVDLYESGMSEYDSTFAFVPLDKLQDFRQMVDPQTNVRSVTTIQLKLRESANLNAVRDALRQRFPADVYSMNIQTWRDMQGPLLSAVQLETTILNILLFLIIAVAGFGILATFFMIVVEKTRDIGTLKALGASGGGVMSIFLSYGLLLGGVGSGVGLVGGLLFVRNINRIAELVEMATGQEVFDPTVYYFTEIPTIIDPITITWVMAGAIAIAVTASVLPALRAARMHPVAALRFE is encoded by the coding sequence ATGTACCGTTGGTTACTGTGTTTTCGATACCTGCGCACGCGGTACATCGCGCTCGCGTCGATCATCAGCGTCACCCTGGGCGTGGCGACCCTGATCGTCGTCAACGCCGTGATGAGCGGCTTTGCGGCGGAAATGCACGAACGCCTGCACGGCTTGGCGTCCGACATTTTGCTGGAATCTTGGGCCAGCGGCGGCCTGCCCAATCCCGAATTCCACGTCGATGAAATCCGAAAGGTCGTCGGTGACGATTTGGAGGGCGTTTCGTACAGCGTGCACGTCCCGGCCATGCTGGGCATCGACCACAACGGCCAAGTGATCACCCGTCATGTCCAATTGGTCGGCATCGACCCGGCGACTTATGACAAGGTCAGCCATTTCGGCCGCTATTTGATCCACCGCGACAATCGCCAATCGGTCAGTTTCCAGCTTCGTGATGGGGGCTATGCCGAATCACGCGAAGGCTTTCCGATTTCGGGCTGGAGCTATCGGCGTCGGCGGGCCATGGAACAACAACTGTTGCGGCAAGAACGTGAACGAGCCGAACAGATTCGGCAACAATTCGCTGTCCCCGACAACGCCGCATTCCCGACCGAAACGTCCAACGCGGACGGTGATGGTTCACCGATTGACGAGGGTTTGGCCAGCGGCCCCAGCTGGATGAACGGCCCATCGATGCAAAACGCTGTTCCAGAAGAGTTGGGCGGAGGCGAATCGGCAACCGAATTTGATCCGGCCAATGAACAATACGCCGGGATCGTTCTGGGGATCAGCACTTGCAGCACCAAGTGGCGTGACAGCGACGGCAATGTTCACGACACGTACTTTGCCCGCCCCGGCGATGACATCCGCATGATGTTCCCCAGCGCCTCGGACAACCCCAAAGTCATCAATCAAAAATTCACGGTCGTCGATTTGTACGAATCGGGAATGAGCGAATATGACAGCACGTTTGCATTTGTTCCGCTGGACAAACTGCAAGACTTTCGCCAGATGGTCGACCCTCAAACGAATGTTCGCAGCGTCACCACGATTCAACTGAAACTGCGTGAATCGGCCAACCTGAACGCCGTTCGCGATGCACTGCGTCAACGATTCCCGGCGGACGTTTATTCGATGAACATCCAAACATGGCGTGACATGCAAGGTCCGTTGCTGTCGGCGGTCCAGCTGGAAACCACGATTTTGAACATCTTGCTGTTCTTGATCATTGCCGTCGCCGGGTTCGGGATTTTGGCCACGTTCTTCATGATCGTCGTGGAGAAAACTCGGGACATTGGAACCCTGAAAGCCCTGGGCGCATCGGGCGGCGGGGTGATGAGCATCTTCCTTAGCTACGGTCTTCTGCTGGGCGGTGTCGGCAGCGGCGTTGGCTTGGTCGGCGGGCTGCTGTTTGTCCGAAACATCAATCGCATCGCTGAATTGGTCGAAATGGCGACGGGCCAAGAAGTCTTCGATCCGACCGTCTATTACTTCACCGAAATCCCGACCATCATCGACCCGATCACCATCACCTGGGTCATGGCGGGCGCGATTGCCATCGCGGTCACCGCCAGCGTGCTTCCCGCACTGCGAGCGGCACGAATGCACCCGGTCGCCGCATTGCGTTTCGAATGA
- a CDS encoding cadherin domain-containing protein: MKKVRSRRRPLAIEALDSRRLLAAHISELLVDPLFGDKDTTQMVELRGQPNATLQQGTYLLVVSERGLNKGEIHGKFDLSGQQFGSNGYLVMLQKDSPHVADPAANTLVSTETGFGGLPADLYSDTHDLSERIDFIIGANAYILVQTGNEPTLGTDIDTNDDGVIDPAIAATWQIHDSISLHPFVGRGDLAYGNIVYAEIGTGLTAINAPQATAVIGTEGFGYAGRVGESSRSLPEDWVVGTVQNEAAAGDPARWALADNLFGEPSQFPYAGRDLDHVGGPNFVGGVRGTIRGEINQGIANVTVLADTNGNGQQDNLHFVVDPDDVSTPTNTGVPLLNAFDGATVTNFALGSFAAHEVTAEREKDFPNERTNRIFAKGGIDWFENSNVLRIDFYRPVNRASIVAIGDDNPLSKVYGRLQAYTVDGQLIDETVSGLLVDSARQTIEVSSGEDNIAYVFAFADNDYPVDTKEGGPFGRFDRLEYWQHEPTAVTDENGDYDIRHLFPGQYNVQLLDENWVSSIQPINVQQYENFVFDFTAGPNQPPAIDSAEFAVSEGSVAGTVVGTVTASDPNGDSITFALGGTQDEFAIDAVSGQITVTENAEFNFETQQQFELVVVATDSRGAASDRTVIVNVTDANEPPSLGDATAFVAEDQPVGTVVRELFAQDPDADTVFQYSIVGGNDAGLFEVEASTGKLLVAQPLDFETVSRVDLQVRVTDNGQPALFDDATVTVFVADVNEAPQLTTTLVEIPENKTGILAMLSASDPESGQGAAFEAIGGTAVDMVTLFSSGLLSLNDNARLDYESENQYTLDVRVTDTGNPPRSTEATIELVIQDVNEPPKFDLELTPPAAVAGEPYRFELPDGYASDPENDPWQLQIDLESAGMSRWVQYDAATGVIDGILPSSLIGPHEINVRLISQNDPELFTDETVSVVVGAGQRPLQNQVTRHDVNADEDVTAFDALQIINFLSRHGQLLGADATVRFGGFYDVNGDNDVTSFDALWVINELARGGESESPAGELMAVGGNVMADIDEDDLDAVFAEPSFLF, encoded by the coding sequence ATGAAGAAAGTCCGTTCGCGACGCCGCCCACTGGCCATCGAAGCTTTGGACAGCCGCCGTTTGCTGGCGGCCCACATTAGCGAACTGTTGGTCGATCCGTTGTTCGGTGACAAAGACACCACGCAAATGGTGGAACTGCGCGGCCAGCCGAACGCGACATTGCAACAGGGTACCTACCTGCTGGTTGTCAGTGAGCGTGGTCTGAACAAAGGCGAAATCCACGGCAAGTTCGATCTTAGCGGTCAGCAGTTCGGATCCAACGGCTACCTGGTCATGCTGCAAAAGGACAGTCCGCACGTGGCCGACCCCGCGGCGAACACCTTGGTTTCGACCGAGACGGGATTCGGCGGTTTGCCCGCAGACTTGTACAGCGACACTCATGATTTGTCGGAACGAATCGACTTCATCATTGGCGCCAACGCTTACATCTTGGTCCAAACCGGGAACGAACCGACGCTGGGGACCGATATCGACACCAACGACGACGGTGTGATCGATCCTGCGATCGCCGCGACGTGGCAAATTCATGATTCGATATCGCTGCATCCGTTTGTCGGCCGCGGCGACCTGGCGTATGGAAACATCGTCTACGCCGAAATCGGAACCGGCCTAACCGCCATCAATGCACCCCAGGCCACCGCGGTCATCGGTACCGAAGGGTTCGGCTATGCGGGACGCGTCGGCGAATCCAGCCGCAGTTTGCCGGAGGATTGGGTCGTCGGAACGGTGCAAAATGAGGCCGCAGCGGGGGATCCGGCTCGGTGGGCATTGGCTGACAATCTGTTCGGCGAACCCAGCCAGTTTCCGTATGCCGGACGCGACTTGGACCACGTCGGTGGACCCAATTTTGTCGGCGGTGTTCGGGGCACGATCCGCGGCGAAATCAATCAGGGGATCGCCAATGTGACCGTCTTGGCCGACACCAATGGCAATGGGCAACAAGACAATCTGCACTTCGTCGTCGATCCGGACGATGTCAGCACGCCCACCAATACCGGTGTGCCTCTGCTAAACGCGTTCGACGGTGCGACGGTTACCAATTTTGCTTTGGGCTCGTTTGCCGCACACGAAGTGACCGCCGAGCGGGAGAAAGATTTCCCCAACGAGCGAACCAACCGAATTTTCGCCAAAGGCGGAATCGACTGGTTTGAAAACAGCAATGTCTTGCGAATCGATTTCTATCGACCGGTCAATCGCGCGTCGATCGTAGCGATCGGCGACGACAACCCGCTTTCAAAAGTCTACGGGCGTTTGCAGGCCTATACCGTCGACGGGCAACTGATCGACGAAACGGTCAGCGGACTGTTGGTCGACAGTGCGCGACAGACGATCGAAGTGTCGTCTGGTGAAGACAACATCGCATACGTGTTCGCCTTTGCCGACAACGACTACCCGGTCGACACCAAGGAAGGTGGACCGTTCGGGCGTTTCGATCGACTGGAGTACTGGCAACACGAACCGACGGCCGTGACGGACGAGAATGGCGATTACGACATCCGCCACCTATTCCCAGGTCAATACAACGTTCAACTGTTGGACGAAAACTGGGTGTCATCGATCCAGCCGATCAACGTCCAGCAATACGAGAATTTTGTCTTCGATTTCACCGCGGGTCCGAACCAACCGCCCGCGATTGATTCGGCTGAATTCGCCGTGTCCGAAGGCTCGGTGGCGGGCACCGTTGTCGGTACCGTCACGGCCAGCGATCCCAACGGCGATTCGATCACGTTTGCTTTGGGGGGGACACAGGACGAATTCGCCATCGACGCGGTGTCGGGACAAATCACTGTCACTGAGAACGCCGAGTTCAATTTCGAAACGCAGCAGCAATTCGAATTGGTTGTCGTCGCAACCGATTCGCGCGGCGCTGCGTCGGACCGAACGGTGATCGTCAATGTCACCGATGCGAACGAACCGCCCAGTCTTGGCGATGCAACCGCGTTTGTTGCCGAAGACCAACCGGTCGGCACGGTCGTGCGTGAATTGTTCGCACAAGATCCGGACGCCGACACTGTGTTTCAGTATTCCATTGTTGGCGGTAACGATGCCGGACTGTTCGAAGTGGAAGCTTCCACCGGCAAGTTGTTGGTGGCACAGCCCCTGGATTTCGAAACCGTCAGTCGTGTCGATTTGCAAGTTCGCGTGACCGACAATGGCCAGCCGGCCTTGTTCGATGACGCTACCGTGACGGTGTTTGTTGCCGATGTGAATGAAGCCCCACAGTTGACCACCACGCTCGTGGAGATCCCCGAGAACAAGACAGGGATCTTGGCCATGTTGTCCGCATCCGATCCGGAGAGTGGTCAGGGTGCGGCGTTTGAAGCGATCGGGGGCACGGCAGTGGACATGGTCACGCTGTTTTCGTCCGGTTTGTTGTCGTTGAACGATAACGCCCGGCTGGATTACGAAAGCGAAAACCAATACACGTTGGATGTCAGGGTGACCGATACGGGCAACCCACCACGGTCGACCGAAGCAACCATCGAATTGGTGATTCAAGACGTCAATGAGCCGCCGAAGTTTGATTTGGAACTGACCCCTCCCGCCGCCGTGGCCGGCGAGCCGTATCGGTTCGAATTGCCCGACGGCTATGCCAGTGACCCTGAAAATGATCCCTGGCAACTGCAGATCGATTTGGAATCGGCCGGTATGTCGCGCTGGGTCCAGTATGACGCTGCGACGGGCGTGATCGACGGCATCTTGCCTTCATCGCTGATCGGGCCTCACGAAATCAATGTTCGACTGATCAGCCAGAATGATCCGGAACTGTTTACTGACGAAACCGTTTCGGTCGTTGTCGGGGCCGGCCAGCGTCCGCTGCAGAATCAAGTGACCCGGCACGACGTGAATGCCGACGAAGATGTCACCGCGTTTGATGCCCTGCAGATCATCAACTTCTTGTCACGGCACGGCCAATTGTTGGGTGCCGATGCGACGGTGCGTTTCGGTGGATTTTATGACGTCAACGGCGACAACGACGTCACATCATTCGACGCGTTGTGGGTGATCAATGAATTGGCCCGCGGCGGTGAATCCGAATCACCGGCAGGCGAACTGATGGCGGTGGGGGGGAACGTCATGGCTGATATCGACGAAGACGACCTGGACGCCGTCTTTGCCGAACCGTCGTTTCTGTTCTGA
- a CDS encoding ABC transporter ATP-binding protein: protein MSDIVLSARGIKKSYFKDKLEVPVLRGVDVDVPRGKVTALVGRSGSGKSTLMHILATLDQPDEGEVYFGQQRIDNTSRRTRDSFRNKQIGIIFQFYHLLPELSALENVLAPTMIGRSLTDYFRSRKETRRRAEAMLDRVGLLQRASHKPSELSGGEMQRTAIARSLMNDPQLLLADEPTGNLDTDTGQEILGLLRGLNENEGLTICMITHDDAIAETADVCHRMKDGQLLLSPRRTRTESPDAPKLQIA from the coding sequence ATGTCCGACATCGTTCTTAGCGCCCGCGGCATCAAGAAAAGCTACTTCAAAGACAAATTGGAAGTCCCGGTGCTACGTGGCGTGGATGTGGATGTCCCCCGTGGCAAGGTGACTGCCTTGGTCGGTCGCAGCGGCAGCGGAAAAAGCACGTTGATGCACATCCTGGCGACCTTGGACCAACCGGATGAAGGCGAGGTGTACTTCGGCCAACAACGAATCGACAACACAAGCCGTCGCACCCGAGACAGCTTTCGCAACAAGCAGATCGGCATCATTTTTCAGTTCTATCATCTGTTGCCCGAACTCTCCGCACTGGAAAACGTCCTGGCTCCCACGATGATCGGCCGCAGCTTGACGGACTATTTCCGCAGCCGCAAAGAAACCCGCCGTCGCGCCGAAGCAATGCTGGACCGCGTCGGATTGCTGCAGCGTGCCAGTCACAAGCCCAGCGAACTGAGTGGTGGTGAAATGCAGCGAACGGCGATCGCCCGGTCGCTGATGAACGATCCGCAGCTATTGCTGGCGGATGAACCGACGGGAAACCTGGACACCGACACCGGCCAAGAAATCTTGGGGCTGTTGCGTGGGCTGAACGAAAACGAGGGGCTGACCATTTGCATGATCACCCACGATGATGCAATCGCCGAAACCGCCGATGTCTGTCACCGAATGAAAGACGGGCAATTGTTGTTGTCACCGCGACGCACTCGAACCGAATCACCCGACGCCCCGAAACTGCAAATCGCTTAA
- a CDS encoding multiheme c-type cytochrome, whose protein sequence is MFTAPTSTSPSAADTDPKSASDVRLIGRFGVLALLVVAVGCGGPETPPPLATEMDATDDLASSEAPMLVDVDPEDHATVHLRQTPRVERDASSLPGDLQPGESASRAIASSDSGPAVANNFDLSPPELGLDDAKSNSTDLAQPAVSLSAPESEMVISSPSDQLGLDTLDSAVPDSAAPDPAVLASDDDSEASVQDNAITASITPESSRPAAEISLAAADVPTGKDSGNDDATDNDPQPNALRSTPSSGTPENRLREPADQTLGQPIDYRSWPQPALTLVFTGQQHGYIEPCGCTGLDRQKGGVARRYTFFDQLKSAGWTLAPIDTGNLIRRFSSQGEIKYHRSVEALRAMNYQAVGFGPDDVRLGVSDLIQEAAADSADDALYVSANVVLYDPSLMPSHKIIQRGGVSVGVTTVLDPEFVEGTVATDVTIQPAVESAKKAVAEIRKSNPDWVVVTFFGTEEAGQMLARRVDGIDLLCVSGGYGEPTFQPQTIDGSETQMIVTGDKAMYAGLIALYPDDSLRYARVPLSHEFADAPEMRQLMKAYQEQLRDLGLEGLGINPQPHPDGGRFVGSATCGECHTTAFEIWESTPHVHATDSIVSPPKERGDIARHFDPECISCHVTGWNPQKYYPYESGYLSLETTDHLTGNGCENCHGPGADHSAAEAGDLDVTQDRLEQLRREMQLPLEKAREKCMECHDLDNSPDFHDENAFEDVYWPEVEHYGVD, encoded by the coding sequence ATGTTCACCGCCCCGACATCGACATCTCCGTCCGCCGCCGACACGGATCCAAAGTCAGCTTCGGACGTCCGTTTGATCGGTCGATTCGGGGTGCTGGCATTGCTGGTCGTAGCCGTCGGTTGCGGCGGCCCCGAAACGCCGCCGCCTCTGGCAACCGAAATGGATGCCACCGACGATCTTGCGTCGTCGGAAGCTCCGATGCTGGTCGACGTCGATCCGGAGGATCATGCCACCGTCCACCTTCGACAAACCCCGCGGGTCGAGCGGGACGCATCTTCGTTGCCCGGCGACTTGCAACCTGGCGAATCCGCCTCACGCGCAATCGCGTCGTCTGATTCGGGTCCGGCGGTTGCCAACAATTTTGACCTTTCGCCGCCCGAACTCGGTCTGGACGATGCAAAGTCGAATTCGACTGACCTGGCACAGCCTGCGGTAAGCTTGTCGGCACCGGAATCGGAAATGGTCATTTCGTCCCCCAGTGATCAACTGGGCTTGGACACGCTGGATTCGGCTGTTCCGGATTCGGCTGCTCCGGATCCGGCTGTTCTGGCGTCCGATGACGATTCCGAAGCATCCGTCCAGGACAACGCGATCACCGCAAGCATCACGCCGGAATCGTCGCGTCCCGCTGCAGAGATCAGCTTGGCCGCCGCGGATGTTCCCACCGGCAAGGATTCCGGCAACGACGACGCCACAGACAACGATCCCCAGCCCAATGCTTTGCGATCGACGCCATCATCCGGCACACCGGAAAATCGGCTGCGAGAACCTGCTGATCAAACGCTGGGACAGCCGATCGATTACCGCAGCTGGCCCCAACCGGCTTTGACGCTGGTGTTCACCGGCCAACAACACGGCTACATCGAACCGTGCGGTTGCACGGGGCTGGATCGTCAAAAGGGCGGGGTGGCTCGCCGGTACACCTTTTTCGACCAATTGAAATCCGCCGGCTGGACGTTGGCCCCGATCGACACGGGAAACCTGATTCGTCGTTTCAGCAGCCAGGGTGAAATCAAATACCACCGCAGCGTCGAAGCACTCCGGGCGATGAATTACCAGGCGGTCGGATTCGGCCCGGATGATGTTCGGCTGGGGGTCAGCGATCTGATCCAAGAAGCCGCCGCTGACTCGGCCGACGACGCCCTGTACGTGTCTGCCAACGTCGTGTTGTACGACCCGTCGCTGATGCCCAGCCACAAAATCATCCAACGCGGTGGCGTTTCGGTCGGCGTCACAACGGTGCTGGATCCGGAATTTGTCGAAGGCACCGTCGCCACCGATGTCACGATTCAGCCGGCGGTGGAATCCGCCAAGAAAGCGGTGGCCGAAATTCGAAAATCCAATCCCGATTGGGTGGTCGTCACGTTTTTCGGGACCGAAGAAGCCGGGCAAATGCTGGCACGGCGTGTCGATGGCATTGATTTGCTGTGTGTTTCGGGCGGCTACGGCGAACCGACGTTCCAACCTCAAACGATCGACGGCAGCGAAACACAGATGATCGTGACCGGCGACAAAGCCATGTATGCGGGTTTGATAGCTTTATACCCTGACGATTCCTTGCGCTATGCACGCGTGCCGCTGAGCCATGAATTCGCTGATGCTCCGGAAATGCGTCAGTTGATGAAAGCCTACCAAGAACAACTTCGTGATCTTGGTTTGGAAGGTCTGGGCATCAACCCGCAACCGCATCCCGACGGCGGACGTTTCGTCGGCAGTGCGACGTGCGGTGAATGCCACACCACCGCGTTTGAAATCTGGGAATCGACACCACACGTGCACGCCACCGACAGCATCGTCAGCCCGCCGAAGGAACGCGGTGACATTGCCCGGCACTTTGACCCGGAATGCATCAGCTGTCACGTCACCGGTTGGAATCCCCAAAAGTATTATCCCTATGAATCGGGCTATCTTTCGCTGGAAACCACCGACCATCTGACGGGCAATGGTTGCGAAAACTGTCACGGCCCTGGTGCGGATCACAGTGCCGCCGAAGCCGGGGATTTGGATGTGACCCAGGATCGCTTGGAGCAACTGCGTCGTGAAATGCAGCTACCGCTGGAAAAAGCCCGCGAAAAGTGCATGGAATGCCACGACCTGGATAACAGCCCCGATTTCCACGACGAAAACGCGTTCGAAGACGTCTATTGGCCGGAAGTCGAACACTACGGCGTCGACTGA